A single window of Sphaerodactylus townsendi isolate TG3544 linkage group LG03, MPM_Stown_v2.3, whole genome shotgun sequence DNA harbors:
- the LOC125427829 gene encoding sulfate transporter-like, whose protein sequence is MESDPAKCSNDLQSSHLPKSSSHYTPIKLEEYEPPVFSAKKLLKKAKESCRCGRQSIITFFFNLFPVLEWLPRYNVKEQLLGDIISGLLVGIVAIPQSISYSILASQDPIYGLYTNFFCAIVYFFMATSHHNCVGSFGVLCLMIGESVNRQLKLAGFEADVGASSVANATLNGTVACDKSCYAITVATTLTFLVGIYQIVLGVFQMGFISVYLSEPLLSGFVTGSSLTILTSQMNLLLGLKIPRHDGVGSLVLTWFELFRYIWQTNICDLVTSLIALILIVPIKEINNFYRDKMKAPFPMELLVVIAGTLLSHFFNFKERYKSKICGNIPTGFKQPVVPDLSLLSNVALDAVPIAIIGFAMTVSLSDIFGKKHGYPVRANQEMIAIGMGNLIPSFFYCFASCAALSKTLLKESTGCHTQISSLISSFVLLLVLLWIAPLFYSLQTCILGVVTIVNLRGGLRRFSDTPKMWRISKTDTVIWWVTMLSSSLISTELGLLIGVCFSLLCIIFRTQRPRATLLGKVSNSEIYEDQFNYKRINSVANIKIFRFDTSLYYANKDYFKRSLFQKTGVNPSLVAAIQQKAEAGGKSENCFSSKFSCLKATKKEAKKASINIPVLSFDMHTLIIDCGAMQFLDSTGLNVLKETRQDYKKIGIQVLLANCNPSLRHLLQVGGWLTGMEDMELLSFHSIHAAVQFAEKQSKAQRESKVVEGSFLSPEAQDLSKGSSLNESL, encoded by the exons ATGGAGAGTGATCCTGCTAAGTGCAGCAATGATCTGCAAAGTTCCCATTTGCCAAAGTCAAGTTCTCATTATACACCCATCAAGCTAGAAGAGTATGAACCACCAGTCTTCAGTGCCAAGAAGCTCCTCAAAAAAGCTAAAGAGTCCTGCCGATGTGGCCGCCAAAGCATCATCACTTTCTTCTTCAATCTGTTCCCTGTGCTTGAGTGGCTCCCTCGTTACAACGTCAAGGAGCAGCTACTTGGAGATATTATCTCTGGCTTATTGGTTGGGATAGTTGCCATCCCGCAGTCAATCTCCTATTCAATTCTAGCAAGCCAGGATCCTATTTATGGGCTCTACACCAACTTCTTCTGTGCCATTGTCTACTTTTTCATGGCTACCTCACATCATAATTGTGTTGGCTCTTTTGGGGTCCTTTGCCTGATGATTGGGGAATCTGTAAACCGGCAGCTTAAGCTGGCAGGATTTGAAGCTGATGTTGGTGCTTCCTCGGTAGCAAATGCCACATTGAATGGAACTGTAGCCTGTGACAAAAGCTGCTATGCTATCACTGTGGCAACTACTTTAACTTTTCTGGTTGGCATTTACCAG ATTGTTCTCGGGGTTTTCCAGATGGGCTTCATATCTGTATATCTTTCAGAACCCCTTCTAAGTGGCTTTGTGACTGGATCCTCCTTGACTATCCTTACTTCCCAGATGAATCTCCTACTCGGTCTAAAAATTCCTCGCCATGATGGTGTGGGGTCTCTTGTCTTAACGTGGTTCGAGCTCTTCAGATATATCTGGCAGACTAATATCTGTGACCTGGTCACCAGCCTGATCGCTCTCATCCTCATTGTGCCAATAAAAGAAATCAACAACTTTTACAGGGATAAGATGAAAGCCCCCTTTCCCATGGAACTTTTGGTGGTCATTGCAGGCACTCTGCTGTCACATTTCTTTAATTTCAAAGAAAGATACAAATCTAAGATCTGTGGCAACATCCCCACTGGCTTCAAGCAACCTGTTGTACCTGATCTGAGCCTTTTGTCAAATGTGGCACTTGATGCTGTGCCCATTGCCATAATTGGATTTGCAATGACTGTCTCACTGTCGGACATATTTGGCAAGAAGCATGGCTACCCCGTGCGAGCCAACCAAGAGATGATTGCCATTGGCATGGGGAACCTGATCCCATCTTTCTTCTACTGCTTTGCTAGCTGTGCAGCTTTATCCAAGACTTTGCTGAAAGAATCCACAGGATGCCATACTCAGATCTCAAGCCTGATATCTTCATTTGTGTTGCTCCTGGTGTTGCTGTGGATTGCCCCACTTTTCTACTCATTGCAAACTTGTATCTTGGGAGTGGTCACTATTGTTAACCTCAGAGGTGGCTTGAGGAGGTTTTCTGACACTCCCAAAATGTGGAGGATCAGCAAGACAGATACTGTGATCTGGTGGGTCACCATGCTGTCTTCATCATTGATCTCCACAGAACTGGGCCTTCTGATAGGggtctgtttttctctcctttgcATAATTTTCCGTACCCAGAGGCCTCGAGCCACTCTTTTAGGGAAAGTGAGCAACTCAGAAATCTATGAGGACCAGTTCAATTACAAGAGGATCAACAGTGTTGCAAATATCAAGATCTTTCGCTTTGATACCTCCCTTTACTATGCAAACAAGGACTATTTCAAAAGGTCACTCTTCCAAAAAACAGGAGTGAATCCTTCCTTGGTTGCTGCCATTCAACAAAAGGCTGAAGCAGGAGGAAAAAGTGAAAACTGCTTTTCCTCTAAGTTTAGCTGCCTAAAGGCTACAAAAAAAGAAGCCAAGAAGGCTTCAATAAATATTCCCGTGCTATCCTTTGACATGCACACCTTAATTATTGACTGTGGTGCCATGCAGTTTTTAGACAGCACTGGTTTGAATGTGTTGAAGGAGACTCGCCAAGACTATAAGAAAATCGGCATTCAGGTCCTGTTGGCCAATTGCAATCCATCTCTTCGCCACTTACTCCAGGTCGGTGGTTGGCTCACTGGGATGGAGGATATGGAGCTCCTCTCCTTCCATAGCATACATGCTGCTGTGCAGTTTGCGGAGAAGCAGTCCAAAGCTCAGAGGGAGAGCAAAGTGGTTGAGGGGTCTTTCCTTAGCCCTGAGGCCCAGGATCTCTCAAAAGGCTCAAGTTTGAATGAATCCCTATAG